DNA from Cyanobacteria bacterium FACHB-DQ100:
CATTAAAATCACTGGCTTCTCAATCTCCAGCAATTCCCGATACCGCAGTCGAGCCAATTCCACCAATCTCTCAACATCCGCAAAACGGAATGATTCTAATCGACTGAGAGGCTGTTCCATAGCTCCTCAAAGTTCTCACTGTTCAATTCATCAAACCAATGTGCCGTACCGTATCCCACGGCTCGATTGCTCAGTTCTGCTGCAAGCTGCAATCCCATCTGTCGCCCGATCGCCGTCTCAAAAACAGTCGAAAACACAGTATCAATTTGGTGCTTCTGACAAAATTGACGAAGCTGTGACGGAAATCCAGCGATCGCAGGCTTAATCACAAAGATTCCATGCCAGCCGCGATCGTAGCAATCTCGAAGCTGTCCAAGCGTTGCAACCGATTCATCTAATGCAATTTGAGTTCGATATTGCTGACTTAATTTCAACATAATCTCAAAATCATTTTCTCGCATTGGCTGCTCTATAAATTCGATACTGCTATAGTCATCACAAAACTCTAGCCATTGGCGTAATTCAGATTCATTCAATCCCATGTTGGCATCGAGTCTCAACGCTGTATCTTTTGGTAATTGACTGAGTAATGATGCGATCGTTGTAATTTCTGTTTCAATCGGCGCGATCGCAATCTTCAATTTAAACGTTCGATACGCCTGGTTCCAAAGTGTTTTCCAGTCTTCCACCTGAGAAAGTAATCCACTGTGTTGAAGCACTTTCCCACCTTCAAAGTCCCCCACTCGTGGGGGATTTAGGGGGCTTCTCAACGCCATCAACGCAGCCGATTCAAACCCAAATTGACAAGCAGGAAGAGGAATCTCTCGAATCCAATTCAAATCGATCGCGCTTGGTGCATTCCGACAAAGCGCGACCGCATCCTCGATCAACTCCGAGCCAAACCACTCCAAGGGCGCAATCTCCCCAAACCCAACTTGCTCCGCTGCATCTTCCAATCGAATCAGAATTCCCTCTCGTACCGTCCAAACTCCATGATGTGTTTTCAACGGCTGACGGAATCGCCGACGATACGGGCGAAACTCAAACTTCATCACGGAAGCAGAAATCCTAATCCAAACAGCAAGCCGTACCAAAAATGCAATTCAACCGCAATCAATCGACAACGCAACAGTTTATGCGGGTGATCATAGTGAGCTTTAATCACTTGACATAAGCGTTTTGCAACCGGAAAGCTCAGTAACGACAACAGCGTCCAGAACGGAAACACTTTCAAAATTACAAACAAAATCGTCAATGCGTAAAAACTGCCACAAATCCAAGGCAAAAGTTCCGCCGATCGCTTTGCACCCAAGCGCACAACCGGAGATTTTTTACCGATCGCGGCATCATCTTTCACCTGATTAAAATGCGAACAAAACAGCACCAAACTCGTCGCGATTCCCACGCCGATCGATGCCGCAAAATTCACAGTTGACCAAGCTTTCGTTTGACTGTAATAAGCTGCCGCAAATGCCAAAGGGCCAAACGCCACGAAGCACAACGGTTCACCCAAACCTTTGTAGCTCAATCGAAAGGGTGGGCCTTGATAGACATAGCCGATCGCACAACACAGCAGAATCAATCCAATCACTGTAAAATCTTGCTGCAACAGCGCGATCGACAAAATCCCCGAAAGCCCAGCCACCAAGCAAGCGTTGGCAATCCAAAAGACGAGCGGCTTATTTCCGGTCAAGTTAACGACCGAATTCGCTTTATTCACATCGACCCCAGTTTCCGAGTCGAACACATCATTACTCAGATTTTCCCAAGCCAGGATCAAGATCGCAGACACCAAAAATACGAAGAAAATTGCTGGATTGAGCGATCGAGTTTCAGCAAACGCTACCGCAGACCCAACCCAAATCGGCATAACTGCCACACTATACATGGGCGGCTTAATCGCGGCATACCATAATTTCTTTTTAGCAGGCTCCACCGATCGCAGGGTCATCCACTTGCTCCTAACTACAGCCAATGCTTGTAATAACGCACTTTTTTCAGTGTCTCACTCGGGTTTGATCAACGCGGCGATCGATTATAGAAACGTTACAGATTGTGCAAACAATTATCAAACGCTCAACCCGGAGGAGGCAGAGAAACCTTATCCCCTACCCCCGCATCTAAAAATTCCCAGTTGCAAACTGATATCCTTGGTAAAAGAGAAGAGTGAGTAACACCTTATCCTCATTCTTCATTGATTTAATATGACTTCGATTTCGCCTTCTCTGCGCCAACAGCAACACCCTTTAATTCGCAATTTAGCCAACATGATCGAGCGCGTGTGGCAGCAACACTTAGATCTGTCACCCTACGACCTGCCCGAAGATTTAGGCTACGTAGAAGGACGAATGGAAGGTGAAAAACTGGTGATTGAAAATCGCTGCTATCAATCGCCGCAGTTCCGCAAACTTCATCTCGAACTGGCAAAGCTTGGAAACTCGCTGGATATCTTGCACTGTGTCATGTTTCCGCGTCCAGAGTATGCGTTACCGATGTTCGGAGCCGATCTAGTCGGCGGACGCGGCGGACAAATTAGCTTAGCGATCGCCGATCTCTCTCCAATTAGTGCCGATCGCCAACTTCCCGAAGACTATCAAACCGCACTCAACGCCGTTCCTGAAACTGAGTTTGTGCAGCGACGAGCGGTTCCAGAATGGGGTGATATCTTTTCTGATTTCTGTTTGCTGGTCCGTCCGAGCAGTCCAGAAGAAGAAGCAGCATTTTTAGAGCAAGTACGATCGTATTTAGAAATTCACTGTCAAACGGCGATCGCTACTGATCCGACTCCAGAGCAAAGTGCCGAAATTCTGGCGGGACAGCGATACTACTGCACTCAGCAGCAGCAAAACGACAAAACCCGCCGAGTGCTGGAAAAAGCCTTCGGCACAGCGTGGGCAGATCGCTACATCACCACCGTTTTGTTTGACATGCCTGAGTAATGCTTCGAGGGCGCGGGGAATCTTAAACAAAGATTTCTGCGGTGCTACCACGATGTTAAAAGCTAAATCGGCTCTTTCCTGGGAATGTTCGACTCAATCGGCTTTCGTGCCGCTCTCATATGAGGGTGAGATTGTTGGATTTTGCCATCCGAAAAATGCAGCAGCGATCGCCAAATCGCTCAATGAAGCAGAACTGTTTCGCAAAGCCTTGTATCTTGCGTGTTATGACCTAATCGCCCGCATGGGTGGATCATCCGATCGTGTTGGCGACCTTGTGCAGCAATATTTAGCAAAGGTTGGAAGACCCCTACAAGGAAGCGCGCTGATCGCAGTCATGCTGCGGGAACGGCAAACCGATCTAGACCTGACCGAAGAAGAGTTTGCAAAATTCTGTGATTCTTACCGCCTATCCCGCGTAGAACTCCGGGGAATCTATCAAGGTGCAGAAGTAGAAAGTCATCAACTGATTCCACTATCTCGAATTCTCGGAAAGACCGTCGATGAAGTGATCGAAGCGTGGAAAGGAGAAGCGTAACTTATATCCGCTTAAACTATCCGCTCAAACTTGTCGTTAACAGTGTTACGCGAAAGTGGTAGTGTG
Protein-coding regions in this window:
- a CDS encoding 2-carboxy-1,4-naphthoquinone phytyltransferase, which translates into the protein MTLRSVEPAKKKLWYAAIKPPMYSVAVMPIWVGSAVAFAETRSLNPAIFFVFLVSAILILAWENLSNDVFDSETGVDVNKANSVVNLTGNKPLVFWIANACLVAGLSGILSIALLQQDFTVIGLILLCCAIGYVYQGPPFRLSYKGLGEPLCFVAFGPLAFAAAYYSQTKAWSTVNFAASIGVGIATSLVLFCSHFNQVKDDAAIGKKSPVVRLGAKRSAELLPWICGSFYALTILFVILKVFPFWTLLSLLSFPVAKRLCQVIKAHYDHPHKLLRCRLIAVELHFWYGLLFGLGFLLP
- a CDS encoding phycocyanobilin:ferredoxin oxidoreductase: MTSISPSLRQQQHPLIRNLANMIERVWQQHLDLSPYDLPEDLGYVEGRMEGEKLVIENRCYQSPQFRKLHLELAKLGNSLDILHCVMFPRPEYALPMFGADLVGGRGGQISLAIADLSPISADRQLPEDYQTALNAVPETEFVQRRAVPEWGDIFSDFCLLVRPSSPEEEAAFLEQVRSYLEIHCQTAIATDPTPEQSAEILAGQRYYCTQQQQNDKTRRVLEKAFGTAWADRYITTVLFDMPE
- a CDS encoding o-succinylbenzoate synthase; protein product: MKFEFRPYRRRFRQPLKTHHGVWTVREGILIRLEDAAEQVGFGEIAPLEWFGSELIEDAVALCRNAPSAIDLNWIREIPLPACQFGFESAALMALRSPLNPPRVGDFEGGKVLQHSGLLSQVEDWKTLWNQAYRTFKLKIAIAPIETEITTIASLLSQLPKDTALRLDANMGLNESELRQWLEFCDDYSSIEFIEQPMRENDFEIMLKLSQQYRTQIALDESVATLGQLRDCYDRGWHGIFVIKPAIAGFPSQLRQFCQKHQIDTVFSTVFETAIGRQMGLQLAAELSNRAVGYGTAHWFDELNSENFEELWNSLSVD